From Helicoverpa armigera isolate CAAS_96S chromosome 17, ASM3070526v1, whole genome shotgun sequence, one genomic window encodes:
- the LOC135118060 gene encoding uncharacterized protein LOC135118060 produces MLEVPGAASGPAADALAERLRASISADDARVSRPHKCADLRIMGLDDSVTAEEVVAAVARTGGCSADEVKAGTIRPDFRGTCTITVSCPVTAAKRIVDGRRLLVGWVSAQVKLLDPRPLRCFRCHVGHHVGVRCTSEVDRSALCFRCGQPGHKAVACSAAPHCTACAAAGKPAEHRAGSKSCAPPAKTKSKGKGRPSVAATTTTSAVATTAAPAAAAAPNAAAAVNAVATAAVAAPVSASQEEEDVMEC; encoded by the coding sequence ATGCTGGAGGTCCCAGGAGCGGCCAGTGGGCCCGCCGCAGACGCTCTAGCCGAGAGGCTTAGGGCGTCCATAAGTGCGGACGATGCCCGAGTCTCCAGGCCCCACAAGTGTGCGGATCTGCGCATcatgggcctggacgactcagtTACTGCGGAGGAGGTGGTGGCCGCCGTCGCTAGGACGGGTGGGTGCTCTGCCGACGAAGTGAAGGCGGGCACCATACGTCCCGACTTCAGGGGCACGTGCACCATCACGGTGAGCTGCCCCGTGACGGCGGCCAAGCGCATCGTAGACGGCCgaagattgctggttggctgggtgtcggcgcaggtcaagctgcttgacccccgaccgctgaggtgcttccgatgccacgtcgggcatcatgtgggtgttcgttgcacctcggaggtcgaccgcagcgccctctgcttccgctgcggtcagcccggaCACAAGGCCGTGGCTTGTAGCGCCGCGCCGCACTGCACTGCGTGCGCGGCGGCTGGCAAGCCGGCCGAACACCGGGCGGGGAGCAAGTCCTGTGCCCCACCCGCCAAGACCAAGAGTAAGGGCAAGGGCCggccgtccgtcgccgccaccaccaccacctccgcagtggccacaaccgcagctcctgcggccgccgccgcccccaacgctgccgccgctgtcaaCGCCGTCGCCACTGCTGCTGTCGCGGCGCCCGTGTCTGCGTCTCaagaggaggaagacgtgatggagTGCTAG